CCAGTAGGCGCAGCTGGTGCTGTGGCATCGGTCGTGCTTGACGATTTTATATATAGCAAGGCCTCACCAGCAAAAGGCGGGGTAAAGTTCCTGTTGCCCGAGGATGCGCTAAAACTTCCGGTTTGAGCAATGCTTCCTGTCAACAGATTGAACCATTCGTAGGTATAGCTACCAGATACTAAGTTAACGCTAAAAGCGGTTGAACTAGTAGGTTGATAGATAAAATATTCCTTTCCAGGATTCCTAAGACAATAAGTTGTCGAGCAGTCCGATGCGCTGTTACTAGGAACCATCGCAATTAGGTTCATCTTCGTTGCGTAAGTTAGAATATACCCCTGATACTTGCGGATCTTTTCGATGTCAGCTTGCATATCGTATAGCCACGGCCCATTGCCATTTAAACCAAAATACGCATCCATCCAGATTGGACTATGCCCGCGCATGAATATCTTCCAAAGCCAGGCAGCGTCTCGCTGGCGCCAACCCAAATGATCGTTATCAGCTAAGACAACTTTCTTGCCATCGTTTACTACCGGATTGGTTACGTAGTCAGCGGTTTGAACTACCTCGCCACCAGGCGAAATCCAATCTGCAGGGCTATTGCGCAAATCCTGATGAGTAGACCAATACTTAGTATCCCTGTGATAACAGTGAGTCATGCCTATAGGATGCTGTTTGGGCTTAGTTTTTTCGTAGCTCTTAACTAGATTTATAATGTGGTACTGGAAGGGAATTGAGTAAGAGCCAATCTCGTTACCAACTTCGTACAAGACATTGTCCAGGTCGTTTACAGTATCGATAACTTTTCTAACGTAGGCTTCTTGAAACGCTACTATTTGGCTGTTACTAAGCGTATGAATTTCGACGCCTTGCCCGTCACTATTCAGGTCGCCATTAATGTTATTGACATTGTTGTTGATGTTATACGGATGACCGACCCAAGTATCATACTCAGGAAAATAAAGAGCATTGCCCTCAAACAACATAACAGAAACATAGATGCCGCGATTGCCAGCCGCAATGACGCGCTCCCTCAAGCGGTCAAAGTAAGATTGCTCAAATTGCTTAAGGTCAAATTTCAGCAGACCGTCCTTGGCGGAACCGGGCCCAGTGCGCTTCCAAGGGTGCGGGCTAGAATAGCGGTACTTGAGATCTGTGTAGCGTTTCCAATACGTAAGCTCCCATCGCCACAAACGTATAAAGTTGTGGTTATACTTCTTTAAAAAGTCGAGATATTGCACAAAACCTTCGACGGTAGCCGTAGTAGATATGTTGTCCAAACCGGACGGCAAGTTGTTATTACTAGGCCCAACATCTACAAAATTACCCCACGTATGCGATCCGCTCAAGGCAATAGCTTTGCCGGAGTTATCCGTGAAATAGCGAGAGTTCAGAGTAGATACCCTCAGTGGCCCATTTATCGCGCCAGCCTGCTGACTATGAGCTACAGGCGCAATCATAAAAAGATAACTATATGCCAGCAGAAGAGGCATCAACCTATTGATAACATGAGTTATTTTGTTTACCCGATCTTGCATACCAGCGTCTCCATAAGCACGGGGTCACTCAAAAATTCTTCCGCCTTGTCTATTGGCACCTATCTGCAAAAATCATGCTAGCGAGATTCGGCTACACAAATCAATATGTTACTGATTAGTTGCAAAAGCACCTGCCGCATGTGGGCAGCCTTAGACTGCCAAAGCATTCTATAATTGGCTAAAATGTAACAAAAAGGCCCGCTATAGCGGGCCTTTTTTCACTACTAAGTAGTCGCTAGAGCGACTTAATTTCCTAACGAGTGATTGACTAACGACCTTGAGGAATATCGACCGGTAATCCGAACTGGAAAGCCAATGCCGACGCAAAGTCACTTTCTGAAGTTAAAACGTACCATATACCAGTACTAGGTCTCCACACTGTAATATCAACTAACCCATCTCCAGTAACGTCGGTAACTAATGGCACGTCGCCTACCAAACCCCACTGTAAAGAACGCCCGAAGGTAGCTAGATCGCTCAACTTGCTCGACTGTCGAATAAACCAAGTTGGACCTGATGAGGCGCTCTCGCGGTAAACGGCGAAATCGGTAATGCCATCGGCATCGTAGTCTGCTGGAACGGGAATGTCCCCAGTCGTTCCCCAACCAATGGTCACTACATCTGTTCCACCACTGGCCGATAAGATGACATACCAATTACCATCGCGAAACACAGCATAATCGCACTTGTCGTCTCCGTCATAGTCAGCCGGTGCCGGAGTGTCTCCAGACAGTCCCCACGGCTGAACAGTTGCTGTTGAATAATTAGCAATGCCAACAGCAG
The Deltaproteobacteria bacterium genome window above contains:
- a CDS encoding VCBS repeat-containing protein, whose translation is MGQGLQRIEKRDFGIQARPWMLLLSKLLLVAFLLPSASQAVDLEGDGTDDLTVFRPLLGPVIGTWFVASSRDDLTYIYQWGLEDDVPVAGNFTGGAGSDLVVWRPTDGVWYLRHYDASLDFSDASAYQWGLSGDTALRCDLTGDGPNELTVFRNSNGTWYSRNSAVGIANYSTATVQPWGLSGDTPAPADYDGDDKCDYAVFRDGNWYVILSASGGTDVVTIGWGTTGDIPVPADYDADGITDFAVYRESASSGPTWFIRQSSKLSDLATFGRSLQWGLVGDVPLVTDVTGDGLVDITVWRPSTGIWYVLTSESDFASALAFQFGLPVDIPQGR